Proteins encoded together in one Marinobacter sp. Arc7-DN-1 window:
- a CDS encoding (Fe-S)-binding protein, translating to MSDPIKVYPSKPAKVYFYGTCLVDMFYPDAGVAGVELLEREGIQVLFPQNQTCCGQPAYTSGYHDEARAVAKAQLDLFPEDWPIVVPSGSCGGMMHKHYPALFKDTTDEVKAAGIAGRVWELTDFLLNVCHIKLEDLGEPTTVAMHTSCSARREMGVAEVGPKLLGQLKNVNLVEQVRPEECCGFGGTFAIRHPEISGAMVSEKVDALVETGTKQFVTTDCGCLVNIAGYAEKNHKPVEGQHILSFLWARTQGKGEQ from the coding sequence ATGAGTGATCCCATCAAGGTTTACCCGTCAAAACCTGCCAAAGTCTATTTCTACGGCACCTGCCTGGTGGACATGTTCTACCCGGATGCAGGCGTTGCCGGTGTGGAGCTGCTGGAGCGGGAAGGCATTCAGGTGCTGTTTCCGCAAAACCAGACCTGCTGCGGCCAGCCCGCCTATACGTCCGGCTACCACGACGAAGCCCGTGCCGTCGCCAAGGCACAGCTGGACCTGTTTCCCGAGGACTGGCCCATCGTGGTGCCCTCCGGTTCCTGCGGCGGCATGATGCACAAGCATTACCCGGCCCTGTTCAAGGACACCACCGATGAGGTCAAGGCCGCCGGTATTGCCGGGCGGGTCTGGGAGCTGACCGATTTTCTGCTGAACGTGTGCCACATCAAGCTGGAAGACCTGGGCGAGCCCACCACCGTGGCCATGCACACCTCCTGCTCGGCCCGCCGTGAAATGGGCGTGGCGGAAGTGGGGCCAAAACTGCTGGGCCAGCTGAAGAACGTGAATCTGGTGGAACAGGTGCGGCCGGAGGAGTGTTGCGGGTTCGGTGGCACCTTTGCAATCCGCCACCCGGAAATTTCCGGGGCCATGGTCAGCGAGAAGGTGGATGCGCTGGTAGAAACCGGCACCAAACAGTTCGTGACCACCGATTGCGGTTGCCTGGTGAACATTGCCGGCTACGCCGAGAAGAACCACAAGCCGGTTGAAGGCCAGCACATTCTCAGTTTCCTGTGGGCGCGTACCCAGGGCAAAGGGGAGCAATAG
- a CDS encoding LutC/YkgG family protein, whose amino-acid sequence MSSRETILQRLRNRTGGELTVPECDFSVLERPDWSTTERVERFEKMIESVHGEVHHCTEDSWMDRLAEILASRGARNLLVAKAHEIGQSLRSAGRNDLPELLIYDEPIESWQAHLFNEVDASITSTRGGIAETGSLILWPTVDEPRLMSLVAPVHIAILKAPELYTTFHEAMKAQNWSSGMPTNALLISGPSKTADIEQTLAYGVHGPKELIVLIIE is encoded by the coding sequence ATGAGTTCCCGGGAAACGATCCTGCAACGCCTGCGCAACCGGACCGGCGGCGAGCTGACGGTACCGGAATGTGATTTTTCGGTACTCGAGAGGCCGGACTGGTCCACCACGGAGCGTGTCGAGCGGTTCGAGAAGATGATCGAATCGGTGCATGGCGAGGTTCACCATTGCACCGAAGACAGCTGGATGGATCGCCTTGCTGAAATCCTGGCCTCCCGGGGCGCCCGCAACCTGCTGGTTGCTAAAGCCCATGAGATTGGCCAGTCCTTGCGCAGCGCCGGCCGTAACGATCTGCCGGAACTGCTGATCTATGACGAGCCCATCGAAAGCTGGCAGGCGCATCTGTTCAATGAAGTGGATGCGAGCATTACTTCCACCCGCGGCGGCATTGCCGAGACCGGCTCGCTGATCCTGTGGCCAACGGTGGACGAGCCACGGCTGATGAGCCTGGTCGCGCCGGTACACATTGCCATCCTCAAAGCCCCGGAACTCTACACAACCTTCCACGAAGCGATGAAGGCCCAGAACTGGTCCTCTGGCATGCCGACCAATGCCCTGTTAATCTCTGGCCCCTCGAAAACCGCCGACATTGAGCAAACCCTTGCTTACGGTGTTCACGGTCCCAAAGAGCTGATTGTGTTGATTATTGAATGA
- a CDS encoding ComEA family DNA-binding protein: MKRTPLFATLVLLFSLVTGFAYAEEATININTADVAALASLNGVGQGKAEAIVAYREANGPFAVTADLAKVKGIGERTVEKNAERLTVK, encoded by the coding sequence ATGAAACGCACACCGCTTTTCGCCACCCTCGTTCTGCTGTTCAGCCTTGTTACCGGCTTTGCTTACGCGGAAGAAGCCACCATCAACATCAACACCGCAGACGTGGCCGCACTCGCCAGCCTGAACGGCGTTGGCCAGGGCAAGGCCGAAGCCATCGTTGCCTACCGGGAAGCCAATGGCCCTTTCGCCGTAACCGCTGACCTCGCCAAGGTAAAAGGCATTGGCGAACGCACGGTTGAAAAGAACGCAGAGCGTTTGACCGTCAAATAA
- a CDS encoding GntR family transcriptional regulator, which translates to MATNTKRKESMADRVYQALKDDIFEFRLIPGDKFSEGDVGTRLDASRTPVREALYRLQQEGYVEVLFRSGWQVKPFDFRQVEELYDLRITLERAAMHKICGLDEEPPALRTLTAIWNPDHPSERAVGSTVRALDESFHCDLVAAAGNREMTRIHREITDRLRIIRRLDFTRDDRVDATYIEHASILEALRNGMASEAADRLTRHIRISQKAVREITMERIREAAEAHRQKPVELGVR; encoded by the coding sequence ATGGCAACTAACACCAAAAGAAAAGAGTCCATGGCAGACAGGGTTTACCAAGCCCTGAAGGACGACATCTTTGAGTTCCGCCTGATCCCCGGTGACAAATTCAGCGAGGGCGATGTGGGAACGCGCCTGGATGCCAGCCGGACCCCGGTTCGGGAGGCGCTTTACCGGTTGCAGCAGGAAGGCTACGTGGAAGTGTTGTTTCGCAGTGGCTGGCAGGTGAAGCCGTTTGATTTCCGGCAGGTGGAGGAACTGTATGACCTGCGGATTACCCTGGAACGGGCGGCCATGCACAAGATCTGCGGCCTGGATGAGGAGCCGCCGGCGCTGCGGACATTAACCGCGATCTGGAACCCGGACCACCCCTCCGAACGGGCGGTAGGCAGTACCGTTCGGGCTTTGGATGAGAGTTTTCATTGTGATCTGGTGGCCGCTGCCGGCAACCGGGAGATGACGCGGATTCACCGGGAGATTACCGACCGGCTGCGGATTATCCGGCGGCTGGACTTTACCCGGGATGATCGGGTGGATGCCACTTATATCGAGCACGCCTCGATTCTGGAGGCCTTGCGGAATGGCATGGCCAGTGAGGCCGCGGACCGGCTAACCCGGCATATCCGCATCAGCCAGAAGGCGGTTCGGGAAATCACCATGGAGCGAATCCGGGAGGCGGCCGAGGCGCACCGGCAGAAACCCGTTGAACTTGGGGTCAGATGA
- a CDS encoding GntR family transcriptional regulator: MDFQAPNTLAEQIANYLAERIMTGQIRPGERIQEVTLAGELKVSRASVKEALYALERWHLVEITPRKGASATRLDATHASELYDVYMHLLMMLATRLCERWQEGDKPGMLEAVSKVIAQMKRPSTDITAVVEASFNVMEVCCEVVDNPYLTEALSNFKPAVSRAYYLSADRYRRGLAQTSEFFANLPQAVLTRDSVKAQALIREFAEHQKSLIQQALAS, from the coding sequence ATGGATTTTCAGGCGCCCAACACCCTGGCCGAGCAGATTGCCAATTACCTGGCAGAGCGGATCATGACCGGGCAGATTCGCCCGGGTGAGCGGATTCAGGAGGTCACCCTCGCCGGCGAGCTGAAGGTGAGCCGGGCCTCGGTGAAGGAAGCCCTGTATGCCCTTGAACGCTGGCATCTGGTGGAGATCACGCCCCGCAAAGGCGCCTCGGCAACCCGGCTGGACGCCACCCACGCCTCCGAGCTGTACGATGTATATATGCATTTGCTGATGATGCTGGCCACCCGGCTGTGTGAGCGCTGGCAGGAGGGCGATAAGCCCGGGATGCTGGAGGCGGTGAGCAAGGTTATAGCGCAGATGAAGCGCCCGTCTACCGATATTACGGCGGTGGTGGAGGCGAGCTTTAATGTAATGGAGGTCTGCTGCGAGGTGGTCGATAATCCCTATCTCACGGAGGCTCTGTCAAACTTCAAACCGGCGGTTAGCCGTGCTTATTACCTCAGTGCTGATCGCTACCGCAGAGGTCTTGCCCAGACCAGTGAGTTTTTTGCCAATCTTCCGCAGGCGGTTCTGACGCGGGATTCGGTTAAGGCGCAGGCTTTAATCCGGGAGTTTGCGGAGCATCAGAAGTCTTTGATTCAGCAGGCCTTGGCTTCCTGA
- a CDS encoding DMT family transporter: MIRGALLIALAALLWATTGIVAKFLFTGTDLQAITLGFLRLAVALPFFWLLMRREQTRLEKANPGARVAGGSLRSLPPGTLLPLAALGLFQAFYQGSYLLAVDLTGAGIATLIALCLPPVLIALLAAPLLGEKPGLLTVLSLIAAIAGTAMLVLSDMDTSGTLRIAGILMALLAAVVYTGFTLTSRYSSAGTPVFTTAFICFFTAALILLPVVAISGGFEGLASLELRHWLMVGYIGVVPTCIGYVSFFSGMKTTPATLSSIIVTLEPLFVALLAWVFLEEILGPIGVTGALILTAAVIVASRYGSKPAAGQKAGAD, encoded by the coding sequence ATGATCCGAGGCGCCCTGCTGATCGCCCTGGCCGCCCTGCTCTGGGCGACCACGGGCATTGTTGCGAAATTCCTGTTTACCGGCACTGACCTTCAGGCCATCACCCTGGGCTTTCTGAGGCTGGCGGTGGCGTTGCCGTTTTTCTGGCTGCTGATGCGGCGGGAGCAGACACGGCTTGAGAAAGCCAATCCCGGCGCGAGGGTGGCCGGCGGTTCGCTGCGAAGCCTGCCTCCCGGAACGTTGCTGCCGTTGGCGGCGCTGGGGCTGTTCCAGGCTTTCTACCAGGGCAGCTACCTGCTTGCTGTCGACCTCACCGGTGCCGGCATTGCCACTCTGATTGCACTCTGCCTTCCGCCGGTACTGATCGCCCTTCTGGCGGCACCACTGCTGGGCGAAAAACCCGGGCTACTGACGGTATTGTCCCTGATTGCCGCTATTGCGGGTACCGCCATGCTGGTGCTCAGTGATATGGACACCAGTGGCACACTTCGCATTGCCGGCATTCTGATGGCGCTGCTGGCTGCCGTGGTGTACACCGGCTTTACCCTGACCAGCCGTTACAGCTCGGCCGGCACCCCGGTATTTACCACTGCGTTTATCTGTTTCTTTACCGCAGCGTTGATCCTGTTGCCGGTGGTGGCAATCAGTGGCGGATTCGAGGGACTGGCAAGCCTGGAACTCCGGCACTGGCTGATGGTGGGCTACATCGGCGTGGTGCCGACATGCATTGGCTATGTAAGTTTCTTCAGCGGCATGAAAACCACACCGGCGACGCTTTCCAGTATCATTGTGACCCTGGAACCCCTGTTCGTGGCCCTGCTGGCCTGGGTGTTCCTGGAGGAGATACTGGGGCCTATCGGCGTTACCGGCGCGCTGATCCTGACCGCGGCGGTGATTGTCGCATCCCGGTATGGCAGCAAGCCCGCCGCCGGCCAGAAGGCCGGCGCGGACTGA
- a CDS encoding LutB/LldF family L-lactate oxidation iron-sulfur protein → MSETAEHTDHHIDAKQFHPRAQAAIHNPKIRKNFRSAMDGLMAKRKAAFEGWDLETLRDLGANVRLRALANLPDLLEQLEKKLTENGIRVHWAVDGDEACRIVRDICKARDARTVIKGKSMVSEEMELNHYLEEQGIEALESDLGEYIVQLAGETPSHIIMPAIHKNTGEISELMHEKTGTDLSNDVEYLTASARQQLRKKFMNADVGVSGVNFAVAETGTLCLVENEGNGRMTTTVPPCHIAVTGIEKVVPSMEDVSALLALLTRSATGQHITTYFNMISGPRKAEELDGPEEVHLVLVDNGRSSIYQDDELLDTLRCIRCGACMNHCPVYTRIGGHAYGTTYPGPIGKILMPHLIGLDEGRHLPSASSLCGACGEVCPVKIPIPDLLVRLRQESVDGDKLHPAKVRGHGAKRSAIEAMIWKGWAWMHASPGVYRLGTAAASKLRALQPASAGAWTNCRTAPKLAAKTLHQRMKERDQ, encoded by the coding sequence ATGAGCGAAACAGCCGAACACACTGACCATCACATCGATGCAAAACAGTTCCACCCCCGCGCTCAGGCGGCCATCCACAACCCCAAGATCCGCAAGAACTTCCGCAGCGCCATGGACGGGCTGATGGCCAAACGCAAAGCGGCGTTCGAAGGCTGGGATCTGGAAACCCTTCGGGATCTCGGTGCCAATGTTCGCCTGCGGGCCCTGGCCAACCTGCCGGACCTGCTGGAACAGCTTGAGAAAAAGCTGACAGAAAACGGCATCAGGGTTCACTGGGCGGTGGACGGCGACGAGGCCTGCCGGATTGTGCGGGATATCTGCAAGGCCCGGGATGCCAGGACGGTGATCAAGGGTAAGTCCATGGTCTCCGAGGAAATGGAACTGAACCATTACCTGGAGGAACAGGGTATCGAAGCCCTGGAATCGGATCTGGGCGAATACATTGTGCAGCTGGCCGGAGAGACGCCCTCGCACATCATCATGCCAGCCATTCACAAGAACACCGGCGAGATCTCCGAGCTGATGCACGAAAAGACCGGCACGGATCTCTCCAACGATGTGGAATACCTCACCGCCAGCGCCCGCCAGCAGCTGCGGAAAAAGTTCATGAACGCGGATGTGGGGGTGTCTGGCGTCAACTTTGCGGTGGCGGAAACCGGCACCCTGTGCCTGGTGGAGAACGAAGGCAACGGCCGGATGACCACCACCGTCCCGCCCTGCCACATTGCGGTAACCGGCATTGAAAAAGTGGTACCGAGCATGGAAGACGTCTCGGCCCTGCTCGCCCTGCTGACACGCTCTGCCACGGGCCAGCACATCACCACCTACTTCAACATGATCTCCGGCCCGCGCAAGGCAGAAGAGCTGGACGGCCCCGAGGAAGTTCATCTGGTGCTGGTGGATAATGGCCGGTCGTCCATCTACCAGGATGACGAGCTGCTGGACACCCTGCGCTGCATCCGCTGCGGCGCCTGTATGAATCACTGCCCGGTGTATACCCGCATTGGCGGCCACGCCTACGGCACCACTTACCCGGGCCCTATCGGCAAGATTCTGATGCCACACCTGATTGGCCTGGACGAGGGCCGTCACCTGCCCAGCGCCTCCAGCCTGTGTGGTGCCTGTGGCGAAGTCTGCCCGGTCAAAATCCCCATTCCGGACCTGCTGGTGCGCCTGCGCCAGGAATCCGTGGATGGCGACAAGCTGCACCCGGCCAAGGTGCGTGGCCATGGCGCAAAACGCAGCGCCATAGAAGCAATGATCTGGAAAGGCTGGGCCTGGATGCACGCCAGCCCGGGCGTTTACCGGCTTGGCACCGCCGCCGCCAGCAAGCTGCGGGCGTTGCAGCCTGCCAGTGCCGGCGCCTGGACCAACTGCCGGACGGCGCCAAAGCTGGCCGCCAAAACCCTGCACCAGCGGATGAAGGAGCGTGACCAATGA